AGCTAAAAAGAAAATGGATGATTTGAACAAAGTCAAAGAAGCAGTTGGAAAGTCGGTTAAGAATCCTCTTGGAAACGTGGCTAAAGGTGCTGACAGTGCAATAAAAAAAGTTAAAGGGCTTTTAAATAAAGTTCGGGATGGAGCATTGTATAAGGCAGGAAGTTTTATTACACAGGCTGGAATGGAAGCGTTGCAGGAATATGGACAAACTGATTATGAATTACGTGGCGCTTCTGCCAAAACAGGTGGATATGGTGTTGATTTAAAAGAGTATAGGCGACTACCAAAAAAAGTTGGTGGAGATACAAAATTTAATAACTTAGATGTTGCACAGGCTATTAATGCTGGAGCAACGTTAGGAATTAAAAAAGACGAAATGAAACAAATCATACCAGCAGCTGCTAATTTGGCACAAGCGTTTAATTCGGATATAACACCAGCTCTTGAAATGGTTAAAATGCACATGAACTCTTATCAATTATCTGCGAAAGAGGCTCAAAAAGTTACTGATATGATAGCTGTTACATCTAAAAATACAGCTGCTGATTTACCTAGATTGGCAGAAGGATTTAAGTATGTTGGAGCGTCTGGGAAAGCATTAGGAGTGCCACTTGAAACAGTTTATGCGATGTTAGGAAAATGAATGACAACGGATTAACAGGGTCAACAGCAGGTACTGGATTAAATCAAATGTTTGAAAGTTTAAAAGATTTTAAAAAACGTGGGAAACTTGAAGATTTAATTGGTAAGGTTACAGATGAAAAGGTAATTTACAAGATATGGTTTCAATTATTGAAAGATTAAAAGGTGTAACTGACAAAATGGGTAACGCGGATAAAGCTGGAGTATTAAAAGCTATATTCGAGTACAAGGAGGTAGAGCCGCCAATACGCTATTGAATGGAAGTATAGAAGACTTAAAAAAACTTCAAAACGAAATAAAAAATAGTAGTAGCTAAGCAATTGAGTGACTTTATGATGCAAGGAAGTGCAGGAGCGGTTGAAACTTTAATGGGAACAATGTCAAGCACGTTTGCAGCGGTATTTGATTCATTAGAGCCTTTATTAGTTCCGGTTGCAGGGTTATTTATGGGAATAGCTGAAGCAATTGGACAGGTAGCAGAAAAGCGCCTTGGCTGTTGCAATTAGTTTCTATTTTGGGAGCTTTAGTAATTGGAGAAATGGTATTTAATAAAATGAAGTCAAGCATTGGGCCTTTCATTTCTGGGATAAAAGAAGCTATTGCAAGTGTTAGCTTATTAAAAATAGTTCTTTACGGACTATTGGCGATTGGTTTAGTAGTTATATTTAATATGTTTAAGCAATGGCAAGATTATTTGCAACAAAATGCTGACGTAAACAAAGTGTGGACGGCTACATTGCAAAGTTTAGGAAGTGCATTAGGAGCAATCAGCGACTTGATAATGGCTGTTGTAGGTGCGTTATTTGGATTTAGTACAAAATCAGAAGATGCAAAAGATAAAACGCAAATTTGGGGAATGACAGCTGATGAAGTTAAACAAAAATTAGAATCTTTTAAAGAAAAAGTAGATAAATTTTCAGAAAGAGTCCGCGAAATGACCAAATGGGTCGAAGAAAACAAAGAGACTGTTAAATTCTGGGGAACTGTATTTTTAGGATTAGCTGTTGGAATAGGTATATTATGGGCTTTAACTGCGGCACAATCAGCATTTAATGCAGTTGCAGCTTTAAATCCATACGTTTTAATAGCAATGGCAATAATAGGTGCTATAATGCTAATTTGGACGGGACTTACTTGGCTATATAATAACGTATCTTGGTTTAGAGATGGTGTTAATATGGCTTGGGATTTTATAAAAGAACACTGGATAATGATATTGTCTTATTTAGGAGGTTTTTTAATAGGCGGACCAATCGGTATAGCACTTGTTTGGTTATATAACAACGTGAGTTGGTTTAGAGAGTGTTAATGCAATTTGGGATCAGATAA
The DNA window shown above is from Leptotrichia wadei and carries:
- a CDS encoding phage tail tape measure protein — translated: MASGVGVTYELEFVIKDKNAKQWIQSMQKEAEKLAKTLDKVSLNNFNKQMQHMQKHLQAQGDKLKSQMKMAQDMMKTLGTGKTVKSGLDNVKKETQEAKKKMDDLNKVKEAVGKSVKNPLGNVAKGADSAIKKVKGLLNKVRDGALYKAGSFITQAGMEALQEYGQTDYELRGASAKTGGYGVDLKEYRRLPKKVGGDTKFNNLDVAQAINAGATLGIKKDEMKQIIPAAANLAQAFNSDITPALEMVKMHMNSYQLSAKEAQKVTDMIAVTSKNTAADLPRLAEGFKYVGASGKALGVPLETVYAMLGK